The Pseudomonadota bacterium nucleotide sequence CTCCTTCGCGTAGAGGGCGTCGCCGAGGACCGGGAAACCCTCGGCCGCCAGGTGCACCCTGATCTGGTGGGTGCGGCCGGTGCGCACGCTCAACTCGACGAGCGTGGCGTCCTTGTAGCGCTCCTTGACCCTGTATTCGGTGACCGCCCTCCTGCCGCCGGGGCCCTCCGCCTCGCGCGCCTTCTTGCCCTCGCCGAACTCTCCCTTCTCCAGCGGCCGGTCGATCACGCCGTTCTCCCTCTCGATCCTGCCCTCCACTATCGCGAGGTAGGTCCGCTGTATCGAGTGCTCCTTGAACTGGCCGGTTAGCCTCTGGCCGTCCCTCGAGAGCGCGAAGACCATGACCCCGCTGGTCTCGGCATCGAGCCTGTGCAGCGGCGAGACGAACGAGGCCTTGCCGTCGCGGTACTTGCGCCTGAGAAACGAGCGCACGCGATCTATCATGCTCTCCCTGGCGTCCGCCTTGTCGTTCGGCACGGAGAGCAGGCCGCCCGGCTTCTCCACTACGATCAGGTCTCGGTCCTGATGATAGACCTTGACGCTGACCGGCTCCTTCTTCGGACGGTGCTCCCTGCCCTTTTTCCTGGCCTTTCTCCTGGCGAAGTGGCGGTCTATGGAGGCCGAGACGCCTGCGGCGCGCGACTTTGCCTGGGGCCTCATCTCCGGGCGCCTCGCCCTTTCGGGCTGCGCTTCGGGGCCCTGCGCCATCGCCTCTCCCGGCCGCTCCCTCAGGGCCCTCACATCCACCTCGTCGCCCGCGCAGAGCTCCCAGCCCGCGATCACCACGCGGCGGCCGTTGATGACGACCCTGCCCGCGTCCAGCAGCGCCTTGACCTGCTTGCGCGAGACGCCGGCGAGCCTGGACTGAAGCCACAGGTCCAGCCTCTGGCCCGCCTCGTTGCTGCTCACTTTATGGCTGCTTCCTTCCACCGGTCTCTCCCTCTGAATATCCTTGACCCATGACCCCCAAATGCTATCCCATAGCGCTGAAAAAGGAGGCACTATGCCAAGAGTAGAGCTGGCCGAGCTGGCCGCTGAGCTGCCGCAGGACTGGAACGTCCAGGGCATGCTCACGCTCACGTTGCCCTCGGAAGACCCCAACGTCAAGCCGAATGTCATCCTGACCAAGGAGTACCTGCCCGGCGAGATCGACCTCGCAACCTATTTCGGCCGCATCAGGGACTCCATCGTCAAGCGGGGCATCAAGGACCTCAAGATCTCCGACGAGAAGGACATAGCGATCTCCGGGGTCCGCGGCAAGATGATGGTCTGCAGCTGGGACGTCTCCGCCATGGCCGAGATGCTCCGCCAGCAGCAGCCGGACCGCCCCGCCCCGAACATAAAGGAGGGGCAGATCGTAAAGCAGATCCAGGTGACGCTCCTCAAGGACAAGCTCGCCGTCAACATGACCGCGAGCTTCCCGGACGAGAAGTTCCAGGACTACTACAGGCCGTTCCAGGAGTTTTTGAAGACCTTGAAGATCGCGTAGGCCCCGGAATTTATATATCCAGGTTCCTCACGTAGAGCGCGTTCTTCTCGATGAACTCGCGCCTGGGCTCGACCTGGTCGCCCATGAGCACCGAGAAGATGCTGTCCGCCTCGACCGCGTCGTCTATGCGCACCTGCAGCAGGGTGCGCCGCTCCGGGTCGAGGGTCGTCTCCCAGAGCTGGCTCGGGTTCATCTCGCCGAGGCCTTTGTAGCGCTGGATGTCGAAGCCCCTCTTGCCCTCGGTCAGTATGTACTCCTTCACCTTCTGCAGGCTCGAAAGCTCGGTGGATTCGCCGTCGTGGCCCACGGTGTAGGGCGCCTTCCCGAGCTTTGAGAACTCCTCGTAAAGGGACTTGAGCTCCTTGAACTCGGGCGAGTGAAGGAACTCGATGTCGATCGCGGTCTCCCTCGGGAACCCGTCCCACACCGTGTTGTATATCACCCTCTTCGCCTCGTCCTTCGGGTCGTCGCCCTGGTCTATTTTGAAGTCGGACAGCTCGGGGTAGCGCCTGTTGAGATACGCCGCCATCTCGTCCAGCGCCGAGTCTATCTTCTTCTGCGGGCCCGAGAGCACCGTGTGGTTGAGCGCCCCGGTCTCCACCACCGCGTCTATGATCCTCGGGTCCCTGCGGGTCTTGAGTATGTCCAGGATGTCGGAGTAGCGGATCAGCTGGCGGGTGATCTTCGCCAGCGCCTTGCCGGAGTAGGCCTTGTCGGTGCCTTTCGGCCTGACGGTGATCCCCTCGACGCCCAGGTCGATGAGGAACCCCTCCAGGGCGCCGTCGTCCTTGAGGTACTTCTCCGACTTGCCCTTCTTCACCCTGTAGAGCGGCGGCTGCCCTATGTAGAGGTAGCCGTTCTCGATTATCTCGGGCATCTGTCTGTAGAAGAAGGTGAGCAGCAGGGTGCGTATGTGCGCGCCGTCGACGTCCGCGTCGGCCAGGAGGATGATGCGGTGGTACCGAAGCCTGGAGAGGTCGAAGTCGCCCTCGCCGACGCCTGTGCCCAGCGCGGTGATGATGGTGCGGATCTCTTCCGACGAGAGCATCTTGTCGAAGCGGGCCTTCTCGACGTTGAGGATCTTTCCCTTGAGCGGCAGTATCGCCTGAAACCTGCGGTCGCGACCCTGTTTCGCCGAGCCCCCTGCGCTGTCGCCCTCCACGATGTAGAGCTCCGAGACCGCCGGGTCGCGCTCCTGGCAGTCGGCGAGTTTGCCCGGCAGGGTGCCGGCCTCCATCGCGCTCTTGCGGCGGACCAGGTTGCGGGCCTGGCGCGCGGCCTCGCGGGCGCTGGCGGCCACCACCGCCTTGTCCACGATCTTGCGGGCGACCGTGCCGTTCATCTCGAGGAACTCGCCCAGCTTCTCGTAGACGACCTGCTTCACAATCCCCTCGATCTCAGAGTTGCCGAGCTTGCCCTTGGTCTGCCCCTCGAACTGCGGGTTGGGAAGCTTGACCGAGATGACCGCGCACAGCCCCTCGCGGATGTCCTCCCCGTCCGGCGGCTTGTTCAGCTTCTTGAGAAGATCGTTCTTGGAGGCGTACTGGTTGATGGTCCTGGTGAGCGCGGATTTCAGGCCCGAGAGGTGCGTGCCTCCGTCGCGGGTGTTTATGTTGTTGGCGAAGGAGAATATCTGCTCCTTGTATCCGGTGTTCCACTGCATGGCCACATCGACCACCACGTTGTCCTTCTCGGCCTCGAAATGTATCACCTTGCCGTGCACCGCGTCCTTGGCCTTGTTGAGGTGCTCGACGAAGCTCCGTATGCCGCCCTCGTACTGGAAGATGTGCTGCTTGTCCTTCTCGCGCTCGTCGGTTATCGAGATCTTCAGCCCCTTGTTAAGAAAGGCGATCTCCCTCAGCCTCTGCGAGAGCGTGTCGAAGTTCACGTCGGTGGTCTCGAATATCTCCGCGTCCGCCTTCCAGTGGACCTTGGTGCCGGTCCTCTCGCTCTTGCCCTTGACTTCCAGGGGGGCGTCCGGCTTCCCCCTCCTGTAGCTCTGATAGTAGAGCTTGCCTTCGCGCCTGATCTCCAGCTTGAGCCATTCGGAGAGGGCGTTGACGCAGGAGATGCCCACGCCGTGCAGGCCGCCCGAGACCTTGTACGCGGAGTGGTCGAATTTGCCCCCCGCGTGCAGCTTGGTCATGACGACCTCGGCCGCGGAGACCTTCTCGGTCTCGTGCATGTCGACCGGGATGCCGCGCCCGTTGTCCTCCACCGATACGGAGCCGTCGATGTGGATCACGACGTCGACGTCCGTGCAGAACCCGGCGAGCGACTCGTCCACCGAGTTGTCGACCGCCTCGTAGACGAGCTGATGAAGGCCGTGGACGTTCGTGGACCCGATGTACATCGCCGGGCGGCGGCGCACCGCGTCGAGCCCCTCGAGAACCTTGATCTTGGACGCATCGTAGGAATGGCCTGTCTTGACGGCTGGCGCCGGTGCGCCGGACCCCCCCGGCGGTTTCCCGGCCGAGCCGGCCGCCGTAGCCTTTCCAGCCTGCGCTTTTGTCCTGGTCTTTTCGTCGGTCACGCGCTGTCTCTCCATGGGTGTTCCTCGGGCCCTGTCCGCTGTCCTGCTGTATGGTCGGTTGGGCATACAGGCCGTTGATTTGGAAGGCTTTTTCAACAACCAGGGCAGGACGATGGATAGCATATGGCCGGGCCGAAGTAAAGCGGTATGAGGCGAGATTGCGGGTCGCAAACGCCGATTTTGCGGCTATTTCCGGGCGACGACCTCGCCGGAACTCACCACGAAGACCCGGGCCCTGCCGCGGGAGGCGAATTTCAAATCCCCCTCCGACGTGGCGGTGACGAAGGCCTGGCCGCTGTTTGCGGCGATTGAATCGAAGAAGAGGCGGTTGCGGTCGCGGTCCAGCTCGCTTGCAACGTCGTCGAGCAGGAGGATCGGCTCGTCGCCCGCCTCCTCCCTGAGCATCTCCATCTCCGAGAGCTTGAGCGCCAGCACGAAGCTGCGATGCTGGCCCTGGGAGCCGAAGCTCTTCACCCCGGCGCTTCCTATCCTCGCCTCCAGGTCGTCCCTGTGCGGGCCGACCAGCGTCGTGCACCTTGCAAACTCGTCATCCCTCCTCGCCTCGATCTGACGCGCAAGGCCTGCGCGCACGGCGGGTGCGCCACCCTCGAGGAGACCTTCACCGCATTGCGGCGCATAGAGGAGCGTGGCCCGGCCGTCTCCGGGCGCCATCGCCCCGTACAGGCGCGGCAGCCTGCGGTTGAGGAGCTCGACCCACCTCGCCCTCATTTCCACGATCCTGGCGCCCGCTTCGGCGAGCTGTTCGTCCCACGGCACAAGCTCCCTCTCCCTCTCGGGCCTTGGCATCTCCACGTCCGTGAGGATCCGGTTTCTCTGCCTCACTATCTTCTCGTATCTGGACACGTGAGACCTGTGGGTCCCTGCGAGCTGCGAGATGAACGAGTCGAGATATCTGCGCCTTGCGGCCGGCGAGCTCCGAAGCAGCATTATCTCCTCAGGCGCAAAGAGCACGCACCTGAGCGCCGCCGGCCCCCTGGCGAGCGCCCTCTTCCCGTTTCGCTCAAACCCCTTCCTGCCCTGCTCCATGGACACCCTTATCCGGTCCTCGCCCCTGGCCCCGGCCACGCGCGCGGAGACGTCGGCCCTGGTGGCGTCCCAGCCTATCATGTCGCGGAATTCAGAGGTCCGAAAGGATGTGCCCGTGGAAAGGAGGCCGATGGCCTCAACGATATTGGTCTTGCCCTGGGCGTTCCTCCCGACGAGCAGGTTGACCCCGGGGCCAGGATCGAGGCGCAGCTCCGCTATGTTCCTGAAGCCGTCGAGCGATAAGGATTCGATGCGCATCGCGGGTAGAAAGCGTCACAGCCTCATCGGCATGATCACGTGCGTGAACCCGCGATCGAACTCGCTCATGACGAGACACGGCGATGTCTCGTCCCCGAGCTGCAGCGCCGCCTGTTCGTCCTCGATCACGTTCAGCGCGTCTATGAAGTAGCGCGCGTTGAAGCCGATGTCGAATGCGTCCCCTTTGTACTGGACGGAGAGCTCCTCCCTTGCCTCGCCGAGGTCCGGGTTCGAAGCGGAGATGTCAAGGGACCCCGATGAGATCGTGAACCTGACGCCGCGGGAGCGGTCTGTCGACAGGACCGAGACGCGCTTGAGCGCGTGTATCAACTCCTGGCGGTTCGCCGACACCACCCTCTTGCTCTTTTTCGGGATCACCTGTTCGTACGGCGGGAACTGGCCGTCTATGAGCCTGATCACGAGGGTCGTGTTGTCCCTGTAGGCGATGAGGTGTTTGGCGTCGGCCCAGAGCTCTGCCGGCGAATCCCCGGCCTCCATGAGCCTTTTGAGCTCCATCACGCCCTTTCTGGGCAGTATGCCTCCTTTCGGCATGTTCCATTTGGCGTCGACCTCGCGCCTGACAACCGAGAGCCTGTGCCCGTCTGTGGCGACCATCTGGATGGTCTTGCCGTTCTCCCCGCCCGAGAAATCGGTATAAACGCCGTTTAGATTATATCTGGTCTCGTCGCTCGACATGGCAAACGACGTCTTGTCTATCATGTCGCATATGAGCTTCGCCTCCACCTTCTGAGTCTGGCCCGACCCCCTCTTCGGGAGGGCCGGGAACTCGTCCGGCGCCTGCCCCACTATTTTGAAGCTGCTCTTCCCGCACTTGATCTCCACCCTGTTTCCGCTCTTCAGCTTAAAGTGAACCGCCTCGTCCGGGAGCTCCTTGACTATGTCGTACAGGCTCTTCGCGTGGACGGTGACCCTGCCGTTCTCAACGACGTCCGCCGCATAAGCGCAGTTCATGCCGACTTCCAGGTCCGTCGCAGTCACAGACAGGTTTTTGCCCGCTGCCTCGAGGAGCACGTTGGTGAGGATCGGCATGGTGCTCTTCCTCTCCACGACGCTCTGGACCAGGCCGAGGCCCCTCATGATCTCCGTGCGTGCGATTTTGATCTCCATGGCGACACCTCTCTGTTTTTAAAAAAGTATTATATATAGAAAAACAGCAGTAGTAATAGAGCGTGTGGATATGTTCATAAAACCCAAAACACCGCGGGAAACAGGATCATACAAGAGACAGCTCATGTTGTGTCTACCGGGAAAACCCGTCAAGACACACAGCAGAGAGAGGACTATTCCAGCCGAACGCGAGCTGTCAACAGACAAATTGGGACTGTCCACAAAGATATGTACAGGGCCGGTTGAAAAGCCTGAAGATCAATGGAGGATGTTCTTTTCCAGAATGGCGATCTCGCCCTGGATGCGCGTGTCGGTCTTCATGAGCTTCTCGATCTTGCGGCAGGCGTGCATGACGGTGGTGTGGTCCTTGCCTCCAAACTTCCCGCCTATCTCGGGGAAGGACGAGCCCACGTGCTTCTTGCACAGGTACATGGCGATCTGCCTGGGAAACGCCAAAACCCTCATCCTGCGCGGCGATTTCAGGTCGGAGACGTTGAGGTTGTAAAAGCCGGCCACGGTCTTCTGAATCGACTCTATGGAGCAGGTCCGCTCCCTGTTGCAGAGCATGCTCCCCATGACCTCCTGAGCCAGCTCCACGCTCATGGAGGCGCCGGTGAGAGAGGCGAAGGCGTTGATTCGCAGCAGGGACCCCTCCAACTCCCTGACGTTGCTCTTTATTGAGCTGGCCAGGAACATGGCCACGCTGTCCGGGCACTTGAGGTTCGAGATCTCCGCCTTTTTCTTGAGGATTGCGATCCTCGTCTCGAGGTCTGGCGGCTTGATGTCGGCGATGAGTCCCCACTCGAAGCGGGAGCTGAGCCTCTCCTCGATGCCCTGGATGTCCTTGGGGAGCTTGTCGCCCGTTATGACGATCTGCCTCTGGGCCTCATGGAGCGCGTTGAAGGTGTGAAAGAACTCCTCCTGGGTTCGTTCCTTGCCGCCCAGGAACTGAATGTCGTCTATGAGCAGGACATCGCAGCTGTCGCGGTATTTCTTCCTGAAATCATGCATCCTCTGGTATCGCAGGCAGTTTATCAGTTCGTTCATGAACTTCTCTGCGCTGACGTATATTATATTGAGGTTTGACTGGCTGCTGGCGACCTGGAGGCCGATTGCGTGCAACAGGTGAGTCTTGCCCAGCCCCACCCCGCCGAAGATGAACAGGGGGTTGTAATGGCCGCCGGGGAGGTCGGCCGCTGCCTTGCATGCGGCATGGGCGAACTGGTTGCAGCTGCCTACCACGAACCGGTCGAAGGAGTATTTGCCGTTCAGGTTCTCGACCGAGCGTATCAGCGGCGCCTCGGCCTCCTTCTCAGGTGCCCCCTCGGCACACGCGTCCTCCAGATGGGCCGGCCCCTCAGTCTCCTCCACGTCGAAGCAGACCCTCAGGTTCTTGTCTGTGATCTGAAAGAGCTCCTGTGCGATCAGGTCGCTGTAATAATCGCTTATCCAGTCGGCCACGAACTTGTTGGGCACCTTGAGGACAAAAGAGCCCTCATTGAGGCTTGACCCCAGGATCGGCTTGAACCATGTGTTATAGTTCAAGTCGCTGATCTTGCTGCGCATTCTATCTTTCAGCTGTTCGAGGACGTTGTTCATAAGGAGACAAATTCACAATGTTATCCACATCTGTGGATAACCCCTGGGTTTAAAACCTTCAGTAAAAGATGCCCTCTTCGGAAACAGAACCGACGCAGATGCGAGTCTCTCCGACGAACCCAAAGTCGATGATCGGCCCTGTCGACAGGCTGCGGACATGAATCTTGAGCGCAGCGCGGTGGGAGCAATCGATCGTCACTCGCGCACGTCTAGTGGAGCGGGTGGACCGTTTGCAAGGGGAAAAAAATTTTGCAGCGGCTGTTTCGACAACCGGCCAAGAGACAAGGCGATTTTGTGCTTATTTTTTTAAATAAATTTTTTTCGCTGAAAAAAAGGAAACGACTTGACGTTTAGGGAGCGAAGAAAAATTTGTTTAAATCAGGCATTAGGGGCCAACCCTTGATTTAATCTTAAGGGTAGTTATCCACAGCCCGGTCGCCAAAGGGGAAGCGGGGATTTTTCGCTTGCCAGGTTGATGTCCGCTGGGATAGAGGCTGACGGGCCTTCTGCCCGGGAGAGATGAATGGGGCTGCATCCGCTGGATTGGTCGATAGTGGTCGGCTACATGGTCCTCGCAGTCGGGATCGGCCTCTTCTTGAGGAGGCGCGCCGGCAAGGGCCTTTCCAACTACTTCCTCTCGAATCGAAGCTTCCCCTGGTGGCTGGTCGGCACATCCATGGTCGCCACCACGTTCTCGGCAGACACCCCCCTGGCCGTGACCGGCCTCATCGCAAAAAACGGCATCGCCGGGAACTGGTTCTGGTGGATCACCGGCCTCTCGACGCTCACGGTGACGTTCTTCTTCGCGCGATGGTGGCACCGCTCGCGCGTGCTCACCGACGTCGAGTATCTCGAGCTCCGCTACTCGGGGAGGTCGGCCGCCGCTCTGCGCGGGTTCGCGGCGCTGTACCGTGGCCTTCTGCTCAACGCCATCAAGCTCGGCTGGGTGCTACTTGCCATGGCAAAGGTGCTGGACACGATCTTCGACGTCAACAAGGAGACGGCGCTTCTCATAAGCCTGCTCATCGTTCTCATCTACAGCACGATGTCCGGCTTCTGGGGGGTGGTGGTGCTCGACTTCTTCGCGTTCCTCATCGCCATGCTGGGCTGCATCGCCCTGGCGGTCCTCTCGGTGAAGCACATCGGCGGCATGGACGCGTTGCACTCGGGGCTCATGGCGCGGTTCGGCGAGAAGGGCGCCATGGATATGATGGCGATATTCCCTTCGGTAGATTCGGCGTGGATGCCGCTCTTCACAGTAGTGGTCTATTTCGGGATCCTCTGGTGGGCGGACGCCAGGGTCGAGGGTGGCGCGTACGTGGCCCAGCGGCTCATGGCGTCGAAAAACGAAAAACACGCCACGCTCGCCAGCCTCTGGTTCACCTTCGCCAACATAGCGCTTCGGCCCTGGCCGTGGGTGATAATAGCGCTCGCCTCGTTCGTGGTGTTCCCGGACCTCGCGGACAAGGAGGCGGGCTTCCCGATGATGATGAAGACCGTTCTCCCGATAGGGCTCAGGGGCCTCATGGTGACCGCCTTCTTCGCGGCGTTCATGTCGACGATAGACACGCTCGTGAACTGGGGCTCCTCCTACGTGGTCAACGACTTCTACAAGCGGTTCTTCGCGAGGGAGAAGGGCGAGCGGCACTATGTGATAGCGGCCAAGTTCTGCGAGGCGGGCCTGCTCTGCATCGGCTATTTCGTGAGCCTGAAGGCCAGCTCGGTCAGCGGGATGTGGCAGTTCATAGTCGACCTCACCGCCGGCCTCGGGGTGGTGTACGTGGCCCGCTGGCTGTGGTGGCGGGTCAACGCGTGGTCCGAGATCGCCGCCATGACCGCCTCCGGCGCGACCACCATACTGCTCAAGATATTCACCGACCTGGACTTCGCGCACAGCCTGGTCGTGATACTGGCGGTCACTACCGCCAGCTGGGTGACCGTGACCTTCCTCACCAGCCCGGTCTCGATGGAGAAGCTCACCGAGTTCTACAGGAGGGTGAGGCCATATCCGCTGTTCTGGAAACCGGTGCTGGCCAACATCGACGACCCCGCCGAGAGGCATTGCCCCGACGATTTCTTCAAGAACGTCAGGTGCTGGGCCATCTCGGCGGTGGCGCTCTATTCGATGCTCTTCGCCATAGGCAAGTGGGTGCTCTGGGTCCCCTCCCACGCGCTGGCGCTCACGCTGCTCTGCGCGGTCTCGCTTGTCCTGCTCTGGAACGAGATGAGGGAGAGAAGGCCGCAGGTTGAAGAGGCGCCGGCGATTGCGAAGGAGCCGGCGCTCGAATCGGACTGAAGGGATCCTCCCCGCTATTTCAGCATGGAGCTTATGAACGGCATGGCCGCGCCCGAGAGCAGCGGGGCGTTGGCGGCGAAACCCTGCGCGAACTTCGGCCCGAGGCCAAACTGCCGCGCCGGGGCCATGGCTCCCGGGCAGACCCTGTACGGGTGTTTCAGCAGGGCGTAGAGCGCCTCCTTTTTCGCGGCGCGTTCGGCCGGGAGCTCTATCGGCCTGCGGTCGACCCTCAGCCTCGCATGCACGTCGCGGTTCTGCTCGAAGAAGCGCGCGATCTTCTCCGCGTGCGGGCCGCCCTTTGCGGCGGAGAGCGTGACCATGAGCCCGCGCGCCACATCGGCGTCCTCCGGCCTCGCGAGGAACTTCCCGGTTGCGTCCAGCAGCGTCTTCATCTGCAGGTCGGTGAGCCCGTCCTCCTTTGGGTCGGCCATGACCGCGTCGTGCATCATGGCGTAGGTGTTCTCCTCGGGCAACATGTAGGGGGCGAGCCTCTTGCCCCTGAGGGAGTTCACGAAGACCCTGGTGGGCAGCGTCAGCGTGTCCAGGCTCATCTTGGTGACCGCCGCCGCGGGGGGCACGCGCCTGAGCGAGCGCGCCATGGCCCTCATCACCCCGGGGCTCGCCTCGCCACCGGCGTTGGCGAGCATGGAGCGGAAGCTCTGGGCGGCGGGTTTGGATCCGGCCAGGTCGTTGAACGTGCAGCCGAGCAGCGAATTGGTGACCAGAAAGCCCACCGAGACGCCGGCCAGCACCGGGAGGAACCCGTCCCAATGGCCGGAGGCTATGCGGATGAGGTTGCCCGCGTGATCGTATGCGAGGAGGCGGGCCGCCTTGTTCTGCAGGAAGCGGTGCGGG carries:
- the dnaN gene encoding DNA polymerase III subunit beta is translated as MEIKIARTEIMRGLGLVQSVVERKSTMPILTNVLLEAAGKNLSVTATDLEVGMNCAYAADVVENGRVTVHAKSLYDIVKELPDEAVHFKLKSGNRVEIKCGKSSFKIVGQAPDEFPALPKRGSGQTQKVEAKLICDMIDKTSFAMSSDETRYNLNGVYTDFSGGENGKTIQMVATDGHRLSVVRREVDAKWNMPKGGILPRKGVMELKRLMEAGDSPAELWADAKHLIAYRDNTTLVIRLIDGQFPPYEQVIPKKSKRVVSANRQELIHALKRVSVLSTDRSRGVRFTISSGSLDISASNPDLGEAREELSVQYKGDAFDIGFNARYFIDALNVIEDEQAALQLGDETSPCLVMSEFDRGFTHVIMPMRL
- the dnaA gene encoding chromosomal replication initiator protein DnaA translates to MNNVLEQLKDRMRSKISDLNYNTWFKPILGSSLNEGSFVLKVPNKFVADWISDYYSDLIAQELFQITDKNLRVCFDVEETEGPAHLEDACAEGAPEKEAEAPLIRSVENLNGKYSFDRFVVGSCNQFAHAACKAAADLPGGHYNPLFIFGGVGLGKTHLLHAIGLQVASSQSNLNIIYVSAEKFMNELINCLRYQRMHDFRKKYRDSCDVLLIDDIQFLGGKERTQEEFFHTFNALHEAQRQIVITGDKLPKDIQGIEERLSSRFEWGLIADIKPPDLETRIAILKKKAEISNLKCPDSVAMFLASSIKSNVRELEGSLLRINAFASLTGASMSVELAQEVMGSMLCNRERTCSIESIQKTVAGFYNLNVSDLKSPRRMRVLAFPRQIAMYLCKKHVGSSFPEIGGKFGGKDHTTVMHACRKIEKLMKTDTRIQGEIAILEKNILH
- the gyrB gene encoding DNA topoisomerase (ATP-hydrolyzing) subunit B, encoding MERQRVTDEKTRTKAQAGKATAAGSAGKPPGGSGAPAPAVKTGHSYDASKIKVLEGLDAVRRRPAMYIGSTNVHGLHQLVYEAVDNSVDESLAGFCTDVDVVIHIDGSVSVEDNGRGIPVDMHETEKVSAAEVVMTKLHAGGKFDHSAYKVSGGLHGVGISCVNALSEWLKLEIRREGKLYYQSYRRGKPDAPLEVKGKSERTGTKVHWKADAEIFETTDVNFDTLSQRLREIAFLNKGLKISITDEREKDKQHIFQYEGGIRSFVEHLNKAKDAVHGKVIHFEAEKDNVVVDVAMQWNTGYKEQIFSFANNINTRDGGTHLSGLKSALTRTINQYASKNDLLKKLNKPPDGEDIREGLCAVISVKLPNPQFEGQTKGKLGNSEIEGIVKQVVYEKLGEFLEMNGTVARKIVDKAVVAASAREAARQARNLVRRKSAMEAGTLPGKLADCQERDPAVSELYIVEGDSAGGSAKQGRDRRFQAILPLKGKILNVEKARFDKMLSSEEIRTIITALGTGVGEGDFDLSRLRYHRIILLADADVDGAHIRTLLLTFFYRQMPEIIENGYLYIGQPPLYRVKKGKSEKYLKDDGALEGFLIDLGVEGITVRPKGTDKAYSGKALAKITRQLIRYSDILDILKTRRDPRIIDAVVETGALNHTVLSGPQKKIDSALDEMAAYLNRRYPELSDFKIDQGDDPKDEAKRVIYNTVWDGFPRETAIDIEFLHSPEFKELKSLYEEFSKLGKAPYTVGHDGESTELSSLQKVKEYILTEGKRGFDIQRYKGLGEMNPSQLWETTLDPERRTLLQVRIDDAVEADSIFSVLMGDQVEPRREFIEKNALYVRNLDI
- a CDS encoding DNA replication/repair protein RecF, with protein sequence MRIESLSLDGFRNIAELRLDPGPGVNLLVGRNAQGKTNIVEAIGLLSTGTSFRTSEFRDMIGWDATRADVSARVAGARGEDRIRVSMEQGRKGFERNGKRALARGPAALRCVLFAPEEIMLLRSSPAARRRYLDSFISQLAGTHRSHVSRYEKIVRQRNRILTDVEMPRPERERELVPWDEQLAEAGARIVEMRARWVELLNRRLPRLYGAMAPGDGRATLLYAPQCGEGLLEGGAPAVRAGLARQIEARRDDEFARCTTLVGPHRDDLEARIGSAGVKSFGSQGQHRSFVLALKLSEMEMLREEAGDEPILLLDDVASELDRDRNRLFFDSIAANSGQAFVTATSEGDLKFASRGRARVFVVSSGEVVARK
- a CDS encoding Na+:solute symporter: MGLHPLDWSIVVGYMVLAVGIGLFLRRRAGKGLSNYFLSNRSFPWWLVGTSMVATTFSADTPLAVTGLIAKNGIAGNWFWWITGLSTLTVTFFFARWWHRSRVLTDVEYLELRYSGRSAAALRGFAALYRGLLLNAIKLGWVLLAMAKVLDTIFDVNKETALLISLLIVLIYSTMSGFWGVVVLDFFAFLIAMLGCIALAVLSVKHIGGMDALHSGLMARFGEKGAMDMMAIFPSVDSAWMPLFTVVVYFGILWWADARVEGGAYVAQRLMASKNEKHATLASLWFTFANIALRPWPWVIIALASFVVFPDLADKEAGFPMMMKTVLPIGLRGLMVTAFFAAFMSTIDTLVNWGSSYVVNDFYKRFFAREKGERHYVIAAKFCEAGLLCIGYFVSLKASSVSGMWQFIVDLTAGLGVVYVARWLWWRVNAWSEIAAMTASGATTILLKIFTDLDFAHSLVVILAVTTASWVTVTFLTSPVSMEKLTEFYRRVRPYPLFWKPVLANIDDPAERHCPDDFFKNVRCWAISAVALYSMLFAIGKWVLWVPSHALALTLLCAVSLVLLWNEMRERRPQVEEAPAIAKEPALESD
- a CDS encoding RluA family pseudouridine synthase, encoding MSSNEAGQRLDLWLQSRLAGVSRKQVKALLDAGRVVINGRRVVIAGWELCAGDEVDVRALRERPGEAMAQGPEAQPERARRPEMRPQAKSRAAGVSASIDRHFARRKARKKGREHRPKKEPVSVKVYHQDRDLIVVEKPGGLLSVPNDKADARESMIDRVRSFLRRKYRDGKASFVSPLHRLDAETSGVMVFALSRDGQRLTGQFKEHSIQRTYLAIVEGRIERENGVIDRPLEKGEFGEGKKAREAEGPGGRRAVTEYRVKERYKDATLVELSVRTGRTHQIRVHLAAEGFPVLGDALYAKELAEKRPELMDEVDRTLGFRRHALHAAYLGFKHPSGGRKMTFRSPMPDDMKA